One Pseudomonadota bacterium DNA segment encodes these proteins:
- a CDS encoding efflux RND transporter periplasmic adaptor subunit codes for MHDNSPEKSEVAATLARTSSSGSRPWLKRLLTAAIILAVLVAALYWWQRDTPTTAPQYKTQPIQRGDLQVIITATGNLAPVNQVQVGSELSGIVKSVDVDYNDRVRVGQVLARLDTSKLEAQVLQSRASLEATRAKVLQTIVTVKETTRNLERLQSVMEMSQGKAISKHDLEAAQAALDRARADQASAEASVNQTEAVLTAIETDRSKTVIRSPINGVVLSRSVDPGQTVAASLQAPVLFSLAEDLAKMELHVDVDEADVGQVTAGQTATFTVDAFPERSFPARTSQVRYGSKTVDGVVTYETLLDVDNSDLSLRPGMTATANITVKEVRDALLIPNGALRFTPPAKINDSNKSRSSGSVLSRLFPRPRRNGPTRKETTTKGAKKVQRVWVMREGGVLTPIPVSTGATDGVFTEIIDNSMQPGEELVVDIVSAKP; via the coding sequence ATGCACGATAATTCCCCTGAAAAATCCGAGGTTGCCGCAACCCTGGCCCGGACTTCTTCCTCAGGCAGCAGACCCTGGTTGAAACGACTGCTGACGGCGGCCATCATCCTTGCCGTACTGGTGGCAGCGCTTTACTGGTGGCAACGTGACACCCCGACCACTGCCCCTCAATACAAGACCCAGCCAATCCAGCGCGGCGACCTCCAGGTAATTATCACCGCCACCGGTAATCTTGCGCCGGTGAACCAGGTCCAGGTGGGCAGCGAACTTTCCGGCATTGTCAAAAGCGTTGATGTGGACTACAACGACCGTGTCCGGGTCGGCCAGGTTCTGGCCCGACTGGACACCTCAAAACTTGAGGCCCAGGTGCTCCAGTCCCGCGCCAGCCTTGAAGCAACCAGGGCCAAGGTCCTGCAGACCATAGTCACCGTCAAGGAGACCACCCGCAACCTGGAACGTTTGCAGTCGGTAATGGAGATGAGCCAGGGCAAAGCCATATCAAAGCACGACCTGGAAGCGGCCCAGGCCGCCCTTGACCGCGCCAGAGCCGATCAGGCCAGCGCCGAGGCCTCCGTCAACCAGACCGAAGCGGTACTCACCGCCATTGAAACCGATCGCTCAAAAACCGTGATCCGTTCGCCGATCAACGGCGTCGTGCTCAGCCGTTCCGTGGATCCAGGCCAGACCGTGGCCGCTTCCCTGCAGGCGCCGGTACTCTTTTCCCTGGCCGAGGATCTTGCCAAGATGGAACTGCATGTGGACGTAGACGAGGCCGATGTCGGCCAGGTCACAGCCGGCCAGACCGCCACCTTCACGGTGGACGCCTTTCCGGAGCGCAGCTTCCCGGCCAGAACCTCCCAGGTCCGCTACGGTTCCAAAACTGTTGACGGCGTGGTGACTTACGAGACCCTGCTGGATGTCGACAATTCCGACCTCTCCCTGCGGCCGGGGATGACCGCCACTGCAAACATAACAGTCAAGGAGGTGCGTGACGCACTCCTGATTCCCAATGGGGCCCTGCGCTTTACGCCGCCTGCAAAAATCAATGACAGCAACAAGTCCCGTAGCAGCGGCAGTGTCCTGAGCCGACTGTTCCCACGTCCACGGCGTAACGGGCCAACACGCAAGGAAACCACCACCAAAGGTGCTAAGAAAGTTCAGCGGGTCTGGGTAATGCGGGAAGGAGGAGTCCTCACCCCGATCCCGGTCAGCACCGGCGCCACCGACGGCGTCTTTACCGAAATTATTGACAACAGCATGCAACCCGGAGAAGAGCTGGTGGTGGACATCGTCAGCGCCAAGCCATGA